Proteins co-encoded in one Rhopalosiphum maidis isolate BTI-1 chromosome 2, ASM367621v3, whole genome shotgun sequence genomic window:
- the LOC113552347 gene encoding uncharacterized protein LOC113552347: MDSGLARFAVLIVLFFLLTGDLAGMVKHMFEEYGGKQHSLHQQQQRNRQQSPEKSAREGNARPAKTATAAGLGGAGPDEDPDMEAFAKSYSARMKLVNTIKESCLPKLICELTASTNRDSLTESERYLLSLIRETTISTTAEVTSKYHFAAHMGQLINGIDNTGCHNFYPGCPFPGLQVMQMMKKVKIL, from the exons ATGGACTCGGGATTGGCCCGGTTCGCCGTGCTCATAGTGTTGTTCTTCCTGTTGACCGGCGACCTGGCCGGCATGGTCAAGCACATGTTCGAGGAATATGGCGGAAAACAGCATAGTCTTCATCAGCAGCAACAGCGGAACCGACAACAGTCGCCGGAAAAGTCGGCGAGGGAAGGAAACGCGCGGCCCGCAAAAACGGCGACGGCAGCCGGTCTCGGCGGCGCAGGTCCGGACGAAGATCCAGACATGGAAGCGTTCG CCAAATCGTATTCGGCCCGAATGAAATTGGTCAACACCATCAAGGAATCGTGTTTGCCGAAACTCATTTGCGAGCTGACGGCGTCCACGAACCGAGACTCGCTCACCGAATCCGAGAGATACCTGTTGTCActcattag AGAAACGACCATTTCCACAACGGCTGAAGTCACGTCCAAGTATCATTTCGCCGCGCACATGGGCCAACTCATCAACGGCATCGATAACACGGGATGTCACAACTTCTATCCCGGATGTCCGTTTCCCGGGCTGCAAGTGATGCAAATGATGAAGAAAGTGAAGATCTTGTAA